Genomic window (Clarias gariepinus isolate MV-2021 ecotype Netherlands chromosome 4, CGAR_prim_01v2, whole genome shotgun sequence):
AATGTTCGACCTTGCACGTCCTGATTACTCGAAAGGATATTTCAGGATTTCCTGTCGCCTATTGGCTGATGTCATATACTGCCAATAACTCAGACACTGTAAGCTGATTTGACCAAGGACAATGGAGCAAAAGATTAATcacaagcaaaaagaaaaaaaatcctaacgatattaaaatcttaaaagaTGACTCATGTTATGAGCTCAGTGAactcttttgttgttgttgtgttaccCTTCAtgagttttcatgtttttatcttCGTCCTTATCTGCTCGATCTAACTCGCTTAATCTTACAATTTCctctattgttttatattttgttgttttctcttAGCTAGACTACCAAGATGGAGGAGTCTGGTAGTCCTCGCTTCAGCAAGCTCCATTTCCCTGTGGGTTTGTGGATAAATTCCCCGCGGAAACACTTTGCCAAGCTGGGAGCACGTTGGCCAAGTGCAGCATCAGTCAAGTCAGTGTTCTGGACGTAACAGGGAGGGGAAAATGAATCTGCAATGTTGTggtgttgtgtttttgtaatacatatgtctgtttttctttctgtgatGGAATGCAATGAAACACAAAGGACAGTGAATGTCTTTCTCCACTCCTGCACCAGTACTCTCCAGATTTTATAGCAAACAGTGAGGCCCTAAGAGACATTTCACCAAACGCTTAATTTGTTTCCAAAACCCTAAACAGAAACTTAATAGCTGTTGAGCTGTTCAAAAATGCAGGCAAGACTTTCAAACTCTCTTAAAAACATGCCTGGTTTTGATCACACAGAAGAAACATATTAATTTCACTAAATGCGAGCgtatatttaatgcatttcttGCTGGTAAGGACATTATGACTTGTGATTTGTGAGGGAGAAGCTATGACTGTGGTTGCGTATGATGTAGGGTTTCTGAAGTGAAGAAACTCAAATGTTCTAACGAGAAACCCAAACTTTGCTGTATATGGATGTTTGTCGTTCCTTTATAAGaaactaaatttttttacatttgcttcCTCAGATCTACTACTAGCTCAGATGCAGCCTCTGTGCCTGAGGCCCCGCCCCCAGCACCTCCTGCTGCCCTGTCTTTCTCTAGTCCTTCTGTTGCTCCACCCTCTCCTTCACCTAACCCCACCGTCCTTCGTCCTCGGCCAGCCAATCAGCAGTCTCGTGCCAAGCGACTGTCTCACCTCTTTTTGAGAGGGCGGTCCAACAGCGATCGTGATCGAGCCATTGGAGAACGTGAGAGAGAGTTGTGGGCTCATTCAGCCACTCCATCACAGCATCACTACCTGCCCCCTGCATCATCATCTGCCCCAGGTCTAGTGAAAATTTATGGAGATGCTCTCTCAAGTGGAGCTAACTACCGTAGCCTGCTGGCTAATATCCACTCTACAGCACAACAGCTCATCCAACAAGTCATCACCCGATACACTGAGAGAGAGCGGGAGAACGAGAGTGATGACATAGGTAAGTTTGCCAGACATCACTTCTTGTTATAGACCATAGAGAGTTCTGGGTATCATAGGTTAACGCTTTTTAAAAAACCCAACCCAAAAATTCGCCTGAGAACACAACGTAGCTCAACTACAACTTGTACTAGATCTTCTACCTGCCAGTATTAATGTAACTTCCTTAAAATGTCACAATGTCCTGTGCACCTGCTCAGCTCTTCAGAAGCATTTTCCAGAGGACTTCCTGTTGTGTGATGTCATTGGAAAGCCCATTCAGCAGGCAGATGGAGCTCTACAATGGCAGACTGAATGCCGGAGAGGTGTAGCACCTTGGGAATGTCCCCTGCTGCTAGTCGACATGTGGAGGCCCAAGGAGGGCTTCGAACGTCGATTCGAGATCCAGCGGCGTGACGAGTATgagagggaggagagagaaaaagagagggaaagggagagggaaggagagaacTACCAAGGTGAGAAAAGGACCAAAGTGAATGTATTGGAATTACGATACAAACTCCAGATACAGTTATGAATgtcctttttacacacacacacacacaaaaaaaaaatgtataaactttTGCAGCATGGGGGCAGAGTATATTAAAAACCTTCGCAAATAAATGCCCATGTATTACATCTCTATGCATAAACACAAATGTTTATATGGAACTTTGTTTATATACCACACAGATTAAGAAATTGAAAACAGCTGCAAAACACAAAAGCAAACTTTCCACTGTAATTGAGTATTTCTCTTTTCTCTATTTTATTTAAGCCTAAAATTTTATGAAATGAGAAACAAAGGAGGCGGCACAGTGGTacagtggttagtactgtgtAATCGCACTTCCAAGGTCAAGGATTTGAGGTCTGTGTgcctttgagtctgtgtgtgcttggtggattttctctgggtactccggatccctcccacagtccaaagatatgcagattaggctattcaATTTTTTCCAAgttgcctgtggtgtgtgagtgtgttttctTATGGCACTCCGAGTCTTCAGGGATGTGCATGTTCTTTCTGGCATAGAGAATGAGCGAGTAGAACTGATAGAAGAGAAATGAAACATGCTATGTACTGTTTGTATTGTTACATACAGTGCGCTGGAGACGGAGTCGCATGGCCTCAGGTGGTGGCCCAGATGAGGAACGAGGTCATCGGGGGCGCAATACTGAACTCAGAAGGAGCATCAGTGACATGAACCTGACACTCAGACGTCGACAAGGAAACCAGGCCAACAACGACTCCAGACGTAGTGGCAATGCAACAGGCAGTGGTGGAGCACAGGACAGGAAGAACATTGTGAGCATGATTGCAACAGAGCCAGGACAGGTGAGAGTTACAGAGGGTCACAGAAGGAGAACTTGGGAAATACAAAAGTATCAATGAACTGCATTGGGATTGGGTTCCTGTGGCTCCAGAATAgttttacatataaaataaaacatttgttactGTTTAAACTTGGGTCCTGATTAAGTACAAAAATCAACAATATATGTACCATTTCAGGCAAATCCCACATTTTTACACTATTGAATATTTGGATCATGTTTTCCAAGTCAGGTTTCTAAGATGTCACTGGCAATCTCAGATGAGTCGTTACTTTCTTAGTTTGTTATAAattgatatataaaaaaatgatataggATCTGATGAAGACTTGTTTTGCATTAATTGATCTGTTTTACTGAATGTGgcgattttaaatattttaataagcaGCATATATCTTTTGCACCAAAGGTGACTGGACCACGGGTTGGGGATGAGACACGAACAGCTGAAGACGATAAAGATGCCTGTGACCTAGAAGTGATGTCCCAGAGCCTGATCCTTCCACCTACAGACCGTCCTTACTTCCTGTTACTACAGGGCTATGACCAAAGCAAGGCTAGACATGCAGCACAACCCTATCACACTGCTCCCCCTGACATCATACCTGCATCCCCATTATCACAGCATACCATCTTTTCTTTCATACATTTGGATGGGGCGTTGAGCACAGAGCACACAACATCTAAACAGAAGCTTTCAGTGCCCACACAGGCTACACAATAGCTCTATAAACCCGCTGTGTCTCCATATTGCCTGACTGCACAATGATCTCACACAAGACCACATTGTTGAAAACTGTAACGCACTTCATTGCATATCGCATCTGCCTTTCTGATCAACTTAAGTTTGAAGATTGGCTCGATACTCCTTATCAACCACACTAAAAATAGcaacaatattttttctttacatccctctctctttcaccTCTGTTCCTTCTCTTTCTGACTCTGGTTTTTACATCTTGTTCAATCAGGATTTTGTTTTGTACATCATGGCGAGCCACACCCACGTTTTCGGACGGAAGCCGACATTTCGCGAGAGGGagaaggacagagagagggaacgGAAAGGGAAGAGGGCTCTTAGAGTTGATACTTTCCTCTCAGCTCCTGACCTGCTCGTCCGTCACCTTCTTGTCAGGAGGGACACAGCTGTCCCTGAGCAGCCCTTCGGTCAAGGTATTACAGCTGTCCCAGACCTCATAAACACATATCATAAATCTATAAATTCCAAACACAGTATAGCAGAAATCATTCTTATTGTGACGGTATAGTCAAAGGTATATAGACAGATGATCATCGAATATCTACAGTTCTACACATGGGCAGGGAGTGCAATGCCCCCAAATGCTCACCTAGTACATTCAGATACAATCCCTTGCAAAAGAATTCATACCCCTTgaccttttaaacattttgtcatgtttcaTTCACAAacgtaaaatgtattttatctgGATTTtatgtgaaagaccaatacaaagtggcacattattgtgaagtggaagaaatgataaatgttgtttaaaaagtttgagtggtctgcatttgtattcagccccttttactctgatacccctaagatccagtggaaccaattgCCTTCATAAGTCACTAAATTAGTAATTAgtgtccacctgtgtgtaatttaatctcagtatgaATACAACGGTCCTGTAAAGCcttcagaggtttgttagagagcacattagtgaacaaacacgatcatgaagcccaaggaacacaccatATGGGTCAGGGATGAAGTTATGAAAAAGTTTGAAGCATTGCtagattataaaataatatcccAAGCTTTGACCAACTCGAAGCACTGTTCAATCCATTatctgaaaacagaaaaaagtgtGGTGCAGCTGCAAACCTACTAAGACATGGCGCGGCAAGgcaaggagagcattaatcagagaagcagccatAAGGCCCatgagatccacagctcaggtgggataATCTGTCCAAAGGACAACTGTTAGTTATGTACTTCACATATCTGGCCTTCATGGAAGAATGGCAAcaagaaagccattgttgaagGTAAGCCATAAGTGGCATGGTGGTGGAAGCATCATGTTGCGGGGATGCTTTTCTTCAGTAGGGACAGGGAAACTGGACAGAGTTTAAGGGAAAATGGATGAAGCCAAATATATAGCAATCTTAGAACATAACCAGTTAGAGTCTGCAAAATACTTGAGACTGGGgtggaggttcaccttccagcaggacaacaacACTAAACATACAGCCAAAGCTACAATAGAATGGTTTACATCAAAGCACATCTATGTGTTGGAATGGCCCAGTAaaagtccagacctaaatccaattaaGAATCTGTATCAAGACTTGAAAATTGCTGTTCGCAGATGCTCTCCGTCCAATCTGACTAAGCTTGAGCtattttgtaaagaagaatagcgAAACATTTACcatctagatgtgcaaagctgccAGACACACCCCAAATGACTTGTACCAGTAACTGTAGCAAAAGTTGGTTCTGAAAAGTATTGATTCAAGGGAGCTGAATACAAATACATGCAACACTTCCcatatttgtttgtaaaaaaaaaaaaaaaaaattgaaaaccaGCTATCGTTTTCCTCCTGCTTCACAATTATGCACCACTTTGTGTTGAACTATCACATgaaattccaataaaatacatttatgtgtgGAAAAATTCAAGGggtttgttttaaattgcaaGTGTAATGCTACTTGATTAGAAATTGAGGGATTCATTGGTTTTGTAAGCATTGCTTCCCTTGGAGACCTTTACCCCCTGCCCTGGCACCAGCCCTGATTGTGACTGCATTTAGCCTCACACAAAAGAGGTTGTGCACTGGTATCATGCAATCAGGCCTGGTGTGAagtgggttgaggtcaggattcTAAATAAGCCAATTCTTCCAAACCAGCCTTAGTAGACCAAGTCTTTACTGACCTCAGTATATGAACAGGGCTATTGTTATGCTACAACAGTTTCTTAGTTCCATTGTGGGGCAATTGTAATGCAAATATATTGTGTGCAATTGTGTGTTTCTAAATTTGTGTCAACAGTTTGCGAACTGGGTGTTATTGTCAGTTGTGTACTTTGCTTATATAGTGATTAAACTAGGTTAATCTAGATTGAGGGACATACAGTGTCTGGTCAAAAGAAATTGTATATTCTAACAtttcacctttagctttgattacaggaATAGGCTCAACCTGGggttatcagaccacatgacattttcCCATTCATCCAAAGTGCAATCTTTAAGCTCTCTAATAAACTGGAGccttttctgattagtctcactaacaagtggttttcttatccAGTCCCAATGTTGTGTGATCTCATaacattgtgtgtttgtatggtaatgctcttactttcattattaaaaagagCTATGGttactgtagatttttattttaccatgCAAATTCACCacgtgtttaagtgatcttcatTTATAATCTATTTttcgaccacatttctttcacaagaTGGTTCTGCATTAACCTCTCAGTTTTTGATAATGTTTTGAAGGgtttttaacccagttccaATAATCTAAAATCTcctaaattgttttatttgcttgatTTAGCCCAATAAGTTGACcattaatataaaactaaaatggAGTTTTTTACCCACTGTAACAAACTGATcacatttttttcagctttGGGTCTTAGATATTTTGACCCCTAGCAAATGAAACCTATTTCATTTAGCCATCGGACAGTTTCTGAACAAGATAATACACATTTGCACGGTTTAACAGCGAAACGTGATAAAAGTCTGTTGTTGCATTGAAAATTAAAacctttatattgttttatatatatctatTAAAAAAACCTGGAGTTATAGTTAGTGTTTCGATAGACATaaatttttgccatttgtgctaTTTAATACCTTTGTGACTTAAAGAAACCAtgcataaatatgcaaaaatattttataactgCCTTTAATACCTCTTGCTTCTTTTGATACGTTTTTTGCTCTAAAACTACAAATAGATTGGTTACAAAATGCTACAGTAATGTACTACTATGGCAGACAATCAGTTATTGTAACATGAACCAACTCTACATAAAATTTCTCCTAGACACCTGTATTGTTTCACTAAAGATATCATAGCACAGTGAAGATATCatagcacagtgaaatgattaagcatatgtaaatgtttaagCTTCTGTTAGAACATTTAAGACCTTTGTATATATTTCactatatgcatttaaaaagtgcaGTTTATTACTTTGTGTTTATGGAGCCACCTTGATTCAATGACTCCAGCTGTTTGAGTCCAGCTGTTTTGCTGGAGACATCAGTTTGTCTTCTGAATAACTGGTACGCTTGAATTAGATGCATTAGACCAAGAAAACTGTTAGTGAACCAAAAATACAGCTGTGCACTCCTGGCCTAGTAACATTTTGGTTTAGAgccattctttaaaaatatttaaacggCAAATCAGTTTGAACTCATGATCCATTAAACTACTCGCTATTGTTCCCATAGCTCTGCTGCGCCCATTCAGAGGAGGGGCTGTCAGTCATAATGGAGTTGTGCTGTACAGAGAGGCTGTCCTTAAGCCTGGAGATCTCATTGGTCTCGGCAGCCACTTCGTCTTCCTCTATCGTGACCCCAGAGTGACCCCGGCCCCACCACTAGCATTGGCTCTACCGGTGCAAGCTGACGCGACGATTTCCTTTGGCCCTGGGAACATGATGGACAGACAGGAAGTTCTCAGAAAATATCTGGGATCGACTGAGGCAGTACTGAAATTTCAAGCACATCATGCAGATGTCCTCTTACAGGTACAATAACTGGTATACATGCTACTGTTAGTTATAGCTGCAattgtatacatgtatatatagttatttttattttaattaggttACTTtaggtggtatagtggttagcactgttgccttgcacctccgggatctgggttcgattcccggccaggcttgattcccgtctatgtgtgcatggagtttgcatgttctccccgtgcttggtgggtttcctctgggtactctggtttcctcccacagtccaaagacatgtagataaggctaattgccattcccaaattgcccatagtatgtgtatgggccatgcgatggattggcaccctgttcagggtgtagtCCACCTTGCAGTCCAGgttcctgcgaccctgaatacaggataaagcggtatagaagataagtaagTGAGGTTACTTTACCgtaatactttttaaaagaaaaaaaactacaactACAGTACAATTTAATTCGTCATTATTTGACCAGAGTACTACAACAACAGCTACCAAACAATGACTTTACATTCTTGTTTACTTTATATTCTTGTTTTAGGAAATTATCTCAAAGAATTCGACTCCAGATTCAGGTGGAGGTCCGTTAGCACCAGCTTATCTGCTGTCACTCATGATTGACCATGCCTCCAAACATCTGGATCCTGCACTAACACCCCAGCTGCTGTTGAAGGCAGCCAATCAGATAAAGGCGATTGTGTGGGTGAGAATATAGAATCTGTTATCAtctctttttgttttactttcacaatttgtttttacaaattatacagtataggaggaataaaacatttctggGCATGCTTTTATAGACAAATAAGCAACTGTGGATTGGTGCAATATCATTATCACCATGAAGttgattatattttatcattttaaaaagtgattttttttattcagtatatCCACTTTGTGGACAGTGTTTTACTTCTTGTTTAGCACAGCATTTTGCCAACCTGcctatacatttaaatttattaaagaacaacacATTGAATGTTTTAGTTAATGTTCATAATACAAAAGATGCATCTTGTCATGTTACTCAAACTGAAAAACACATTCTGAAAACTTGTAAGAAAGTTGAAGTTGCATCATTACCTCCGGCAGTTACAAGCACTTACACTGGAGAATCCGtccaaaaatgctaaataaatgtcCCCTCACAGAAAATCCAACCGGATCAAAACTTACaccatttttttgtaattctgcTTATTTATAGCATCCACCAAACAAGtaagctgttgctatagaaacacttatgtataaaaatgcacacattaacataaacatgttatGTACTGTCAGAGTCATAGAATATTGACCAACTCTTTCGGTCCAATCAGAACCGAGGATTCAACAGCACAGTGGAATAAACAGCACTTGTTACCCTCGATACATGTTTGGTTTGTTATGCCACTGTTCTGTTAAGACCACATGTAAGGACATCTagagtaaagaaaagaaatgataaaaCTGAAACAGAATTGCAGCAAAAAGATTTTTGATGACaacagggtgtgtgtgcgtgtctgcatgtgtgtgtgctatgaAGAGCCGGGCCTGGAGAAGGCTGTGGTTTGAGGAGCCACAGCTGCACACACATGGGCTTTCACTGGTATTTTGCTGGAGTTTGTAAACAGAGGTTGACTGATGTCATTTCCACCCATTTGGAAAATGTGCTGTCATTGTCCGGACACATTTGCCAAACATACCCACCCAAACATTTATCCCAGTCTGCTCTaatcttttctctttctctctctctctctctctctctctttttctctgtatGTGTTATTATCCATGTTTCAGGAGAACATTAAAGAGTTTGGAGACAAACATCCCACACAAACGTAAGAACGACCTCTGAATCTTATTTTTGTATGTGAATTGCTTGACATGCCATCCTGTTTATCACAGCCTCATCCGTAAACACCTTCACCTTCTAAACTACAAGAAACAGTGAATGCTTCCACACCTTCTCACCTCACACTTACAATGCAATGTAGCTTCACTGAATAATAAACCttagaataaaaatgtaactgtaaaaaaaaaacatacattatgCTTAGAAGATTAATTTGATTCAGTGAAAACCCACATACTGCAGGTTTTAGTTTTCCCTTGTGTTgctgggcagctctggccccctTGAAGCATTAACCCACAAGGGGACTTGCCGGAATGTCTGGCATCGAGACATTGGCAGCGGATCCTTGGGATGCTGTGAGTTTCAGCGTGGGGCCTACGTgcattggacttgtttgtctagCCGCATCCCCCAGGAGCTCAATTTGGTGCTTAGATTGGGATGTGGGGAATTTGGAAGACAGGTCAACCACCTTGAACTCCTTGCCTGCTAAACCTTATACgcagcaggctgtgatgcactgggtgttctgatatctTTCTAAGATATATATccagcatttactttttttcgGCAACTTatctgcattggcttttctgtggaataGGGGTCAGTGGGCTGGCCttattctaaaaaataaaacaatatagacagaatattacagaatatactgtaatagtGGGTTATGTGTCTAACCTACTGTAGTGCCTGAGAGATtgcatttaaagttttaataagtttcatgctgtggaaatgtgacctatttcattaattatacaataatgaaatatacaataaaaatatatcgtAATGCTGAATGTGCATTACACAGTACATTGCTTCCATTTTGACCTAGATTGGACTACTTAGTTGTGTTGCATTaacaattttctctctctgtgcatgtactcattgtgtttttttttcttgcatatcATTGATGACTGTAAAAGCATACTGAAATGGCACGTACAATTTATCCACTAACATTACTGCAACCAGCTAACATTACCGCAACTAACACTAAGTGTCCTCATAAACgctcatattttttattatgggaGATACACACTccattttacataatttactaTGTGGCCAGAAGTTTTTAGACACTTATGcactgtttgcatgttctcccgggTGGGTTTCCAGTCCGAAGACTGATTAGgttaattagtgttcccaagttgcccctagtgtgtgaatgatcatgtaagtgtatgtgtgttgccTTCAatagactggcaccctgtccagggtgtacccgcctcatgccctgagtctcctgagatagacaggataaagcagtatagacgatgagtgggtGATTAAGTAAGTTTTTTGTGCTTGTTCAAGCACAAGAACATACACAAAGGTCTGACACTGGCTGCATTCGGAATTGCAGCCCATCTTGAAGGTGTTTAGTGGGCTTGAGGTCAGAAGTCTGCACAGGTCACTTGAGTTCATCCATTCCGATCTTGCCAAACCAACATCCTCATGGAGCTCGGTTTGTGCACCGGCGCATTGTCATGCAGGGACAGGTTTAGAGTTCTTCTTTGTCGTCATAAAGGAAAGCTGgaatgctacagcatacaaagacatatCATATAATTGTGTTTTTAACAGTTTAGGGAAGGCTCATGTATGGGTTTGATAGTCTGGTGTCCACAGACTTTTTATATGTAGATATCTCAGATGTTTGGTGGTTCTCAACAAAAAGTTATTCTGCAATAGCACCATAGGAGCTAAAGGTAACGGAAGATTAAGTCCAAGCACAAACTTAAATACCCTACTTATTTCAGGTCCTTGGGTCAGTTGAGTATCAGACATTACTGCTGATTTTGTTGCATTGGAAGGCTGCAGTATAAAACTTTCTGAATTGGCAGGTTCTTAgacttacagtatgtgtccTCATAGCTAGTTTTAGCAAATGATTGTATTAGAATTAGAATTGTATTGTTCAAAGCCCTTTAAACTTCCCTTGTTCCCCTCTCTGCATAACTCAAATCTACATTcttttatgtgttttatattGCCTTCTGATTAATACAATTAATATCagtaacatatttaattttttggatCATCATCAGTCCACTACTCTCCatgaatagaataaataaatgtgttttgcatttttattgagGTCATAATCATGCgcgtatatatgtgtgtgtagctcTCCGGAGTCCGAGGTTGACGTTCCTCCGCCTAGCGTGCAGAATCTCTCCTCTGACCTCCGACCTCTCATGTTCTGGATGTCCAATGCTACAGAGCTCCTTAACTTCTTCCAGGTCAAAGTGGAGACTCTGGAGAAGGAATGGGAGTTTGagggtgagaaaaaaaagcagaagcagTTTATCTCAGCtaacagatactgtacatttacacaaTGTGCATTCagtctaaaaatataaatacgtaatatatgaaaaaaaaaaagtaaacacagcATGCTATCTGGCAAGATAAAACTGTTATGTCTCTGTAGGCTTGAATCATTGTCTCCACATCACATTTTCTCATGCTGCTGTTTGTATTCAACACAGTAGTCAAAACAGACATGCACTTTATATTCTCCTCTATCTAATTATTTGcagctgtaaaacaaacaaagctgtgCTGGAACTACTTGCATATGGAAATAATCGGCTATCTAGTGTGCTGAATTGctgcttatttttttctattgtgtGGAAGGCATTAAAATACACACTGTGGCCTAATCTGACCTTCTTCCTTTCTCATatacttttataaatatatctCTGATTTGTAAATACACTCCCATGGATCTCTTCCAATTTTCATAAATACGTAAGTTCTGTCGTGTGCTTACATTTAGCGCCTGGTGACCCTGTTCTGTCAGCTGATATGGACACTTGCTCTGATGCACTGGCGCAGCTGGATGATGTCATCATGCACACTTTCCAGCAGTGTGTttatcacctgaccaaggtaaAAGGcagttcatgtacagtatagtgccTTAAGATATTAAAGGTTTAACTGACAGCTCAAAGGAAATAACTGCATCTTCTTGTTCTTGCTCTTCATTAGACCCTGTACTCCCTCCTCCCTGCTCTACTTGACACCAACCCTTTCTCcggtgaagaaaaagagaaggagaagccTGGCGCGAGAGATGGAGATAGTCACCAAAGTGAAGGAGAGGGCAGTGAGGAAAGTGATGTATCGAACCTACCCCCTACTGTAGCAGGGCTGGTGGAAGTGTATCGCTGTTCCTTGCAGTTGACACGTGAAGCCtgcctctctccccctctcacCTCCCAGACCTTCGGCTACCTGTTCTTCTTCACCAACACATCGCTCCTTAACACCCTGCTTGAGAGAGGTAGCATCACTTtagtgttttatatttctttgttAACTTAGTAtatgctgagagagagagagagaaagaacccGAGTGATGATAAAGCTTCATTTAGTGCACAAAAATCCATACTTTTAtgcatataaaatgaaaaatgtgtattgTGTTTACTGCTGTTCTTAACATGCTTGTGTTCTTCCTGTTGTTCCAGACAGTCTGTTTTCCTGGTCACGTGCGGTGCAGATTCGCACTAATCTGGACCTGGTTCTAGATTGGCTACAGGGAGCGGGACTTGGAGATATTGCCTCAGAATTCCTTAAAAAGCTGTCAAACACTGTCAACTTC
Coding sequences:
- the rasip1 gene encoding ras-interacting protein 1 codes for the protein MEESGSPRFSKLHFPVGLWINSPRKHFAKLGARWPSAASVKSTTSSDAASVPEAPPPAPPAALSFSSPSVAPPSPSPNPTVLRPRPANQQSRAKRLSHLFLRGRSNSDRDRAIGERERELWAHSATPSQHHYLPPASSSAPGLVKIYGDALSSGANYRSLLANIHSTAQQLIQQVITRYTERERENESDDIALQKHFPEDFLLCDVIGKPIQQADGALQWQTECRRGVAPWECPLLLVDMWRPKEGFERRFEIQRRDEYEREEREKEREREREGENYQVRWRRSRMASGGGPDEERGHRGRNTELRRSISDMNLTLRRRQGNQANNDSRRSGNATGSGGAQDRKNIVSMIATEPGQVTGPRVGDETRTAEDDKDACDLEVMSQSLILPPTDRPYFLLLQGYDQSKDFVLYIMASHTHVFGRKPTFREREKDRERERKGKRALRVDTFLSAPDLLVRHLLVRRDTAVPEQPFGQALLRPFRGGAVSHNGVVLYREAVLKPGDLIGLGSHFVFLYRDPRVTPAPPLALALPVQADATISFGPGNMMDRQEVLRKYLGSTEAVLKFQAHHADVLLQEIISKNSTPDSGGGPLAPAYLLSLMIDHASKHLDPALTPQLLLKAANQIKAIVWENIKEFGDKHPTQTSPESEVDVPPPSVQNLSSDLRPLMFWMSNATELLNFFQVKVETLEKEWEFEAPGDPVLSADMDTCSDALAQLDDVIMHTFQQCVYHLTKTLYSLLPALLDTNPFSGEEKEKEKPGARDGDSHQSEGEGSEESDVSNLPPTVAGLVEVYRCSLQLTREACLSPPLTSQTFGYLFFFTNTSLLNTLLERDSLFSWSRAVQIRTNLDLVLDWLQGAGLGDIASEFLKKLSNTVNFLCIPKTRLIQSSWANLQDEHALLSPAQLHHLLTHYKLGPARAPPSCWAPPPGTDLGGDIFESFLDHPPLILPNETPSLDLTQPIPNPELQKEVTRLRTFLWGLDQEEPPANQRTRL